The bacterium genome segment CGACGCTGTTCGGGATCTCCATGATGTCCACCTGGTCGATCTGGTCGGGCAGGTAGTACATGTCATTCAGGGGACCGCCGATGTTGTCGAAGCCCTCGCCGCCGTAATGCTCTTCCTGGATGTCCTTGATCGTGCGCCAGGCGACGTAATCCTTCGCGCAGTCGCTCGACACGTCGAACAGCCACGCGTATTCGTCCCAGATCAGCGACTGCATGCGCGCGTTCTTCATGTTGCCGCCCGCGCTGCCGCTGTAGCCGGCCTGGTTGAGCGTCACGTCGCAGCCCATCACGTGCCAGCGGGCTTCCACGCGTCCGTCGTTGCGGGCGTGCAGAAAGCAGGACTCGCCGTCGCCATACTGCGGGTACTCGCCGAGGAACCGGTTAAACTCGTTCATCTGGTTGTTGAAGTCCTGATCGGCCGCGCCTTTGCTCGGCGAACTGCACGAGCCGCCGGACTCGTTGGTCAAAAGCAATTGCGCCAGGCGCCACTTCAGCCACGAGCCGCGGGGATTGTTGGCCTTGAGTTCCTCCCAGGACAGATCCATGCCCAGGTCGCCGTAGTAAATGATCGCGAACTCGATGTTCTCGGCCATCCACTCATGGTCGTCGTAGAAGATCTGCCCGTTGTAACCGCCCAGCCCGAAGTAGTACTGGAAATGGACCAGGCCCAGGTTGAAGCTCGGCGTTGAGTCGAACAGCGGCGGATCGTCGTCGTCATCGGCCGCGTCGTCGTCGGAAGCGTCGTCATCGGCAAAGTCGTCATCGGCGAAATCGTCGTCCGACACATCGTCGTCCGACGCGTCGTCATCGGACGCGTCGTCGTCGGCGAAATCGTCATCCGACGCATCGTCGTCAGAAGCATCGTCATCGGACGCATCGTCGTCCGACGCATCGTCATCGGATGCATCGTCATCCGACACATCGTCATCGGCAAAATCGTCATCGGACGCATCGTCGTCGGACGCATCGTCGTCACCGCGGGGAATATCGACAGGATCCGTCGAGGGATCGCGTTCCGTGTCCGGAATGTTTCCGTCACAACCGCCGAGATCGTAGGCGGGGCGGCCGACGCCGTCCTCCGCGGACCCGCAGCCTGCGAGCAGGAAAATTCCGAGTACGGTTACGAACAGAACCAGGAGTCGCACCGCGCGATCCTCGTCCCAAAGGAATGGAAAAATTTTCATGTATGCACCTCCATGCGGGTGCATGATTATGCAATGCGCTTGCCAACAGCCTCCGATCATTTTTCTCCAGTTGTTTCAAACGTTTACCGATTCAGACGTAAAGCGGGAATTTAACATGGCATTACGTTTCGTAAGCCCAGCTTACTTTCCGTAACGTTTGCGTCCACGAAAAAATCGTCTAACTCGTTGATTTTTCTTATATTTTTCGTGCATCGCTTACTTCTTTTGCCACGAAATAAGCGATTATCAAGTCGGTAGAAATGGGCGAGATTCCGGGCGCGGCCACACCCGATCACGTTTTCAACCTCACATTTATGCGAAGCGTTTATGCGGCTTTGCGGGGCAAGCCGAAACGTCTTTCGAGCTGGTCGAGATCCCGAAGAACAGCGTCGAAGCGATCGCGAAAACGCGCCAGCGGGCGCTCGACCTCGCGGCGCAGCAGCGAGCGCAAGTCATCGACGAAGCGCGCGGCGATCTCGCGGGCCTCTTCGCGCATGCGTTCGCGGTGCCGGCGCAGGACCCAGAGCGCGGCCATCACGTAGTAACCCGCGAAGCCGATGATCGACACCTTCACGTTGTCGAGGGTGAGCGCCGCGCCGACGCGCGGGGCGCCCATGACGCCCCACGCCTCGAGCAAAAGGAGCGCGGGATAGAAAAGCAGCGTCACGAAAAAGACGAGGTACATGTAGACGGGAAGGTTGAGCAGCCCGCGCATGAGGCGCGAGAGCACCGGCGCGGCCGGCGCGGACATCTCGTCCTCAAGCGCCTGGACCAGGTCGCCGAGCACGGATGGCGCGTCGGCCAGCAGATCGTCCGCCACCGCGGGATTCTCGAAACGCACGGCGGCGAGCGCCTCGCGCCGGGCGTCGGCGAGACGGTCGTCGATCTCCTCCTGCCCCCAACGCAGGGCGCGCGCCAGATCGTATTCCTCCGGCGTCGTCGCGGCGGTCGCTTCCGCGCCGCGCAACCGCAGGGGCGACCACGAGCCGATGCGATGCATCATGCCGACGAGTGCGGGGATGCCGGCGAGCGTCGGGCCGGTTTGCGCGGCCAGCCGCTCGCGCACGAGCAGATTCATCTCGCGGCGCGCGGCCAGGCGGTCGGCGACCGCCGCGAAATACGCATCGGGGAAGTGCATGTCGAACACCTGATCCACGCGATCCGGATCGGCCGCGGCGCGCACGGCGGCGGTGGCGTCGGCCAGGTGATAGTGCTCGCGCAAGCGCTCGGCGCCGCGCAATACGGCGAATCGCTCGTTTTCCTCGCGCTGCACGCGGACCTCGCGCTCGGAGACCTTGTGCATCAGCCTTTCGACCAACGAATGGAAATCCGCCTCTTGCCGGATCGAGTCGATCAGGAATATTCCCGGCTCGTGCGCGTCGCCGCCGTCGCCGACAAAGGACGCCACGCGCTTCTTGACGACGCCGAGCACGTCCCGCCGCAATTCGTCGGTGTGCTCGCCAAGCTCGTCCGCCTTGGTCAGCACGAAAAGCACGTGCCGCGGCGAGACAGACTGCGTCAAAAGACGAAAGGTGTTCCAGTACATGCCGTCGCGGTATTTCGCGGGGCTCGCCAGCAGAACCGCGCCGTCGGCGACGCCGGCCTCGAGCACCTCGCGCACCTGCTCGACGTGGCGCGTGTAGCGGCTGTCGAAGTCGGGGCTGTCGATGAGCACGAGCCGCCGGTGCGTCTCGCTTCGATGCAGGTGATAGACAAGCTCCGCGCCGACGTCGCGCATGCGCGCGGCCAATTCGTCGCGCGCGGATTCATGAACGTACGCCACGAATCGCCGCGTGCCCTCGGCGTCCGTCTTGCTGTCCTCCGACACGCGCGTGCCGAGCAACGCGTCCAGGAACGTGGACTTGCCCACGTCCTTGCCGCCGAGCATGAACCATACGAGAAGCTCGTCGGACTCGCGCGCCGGCACGAGCGAGAGCTTCTGCTCGGTCGATAAAAGCTCGTGCAGCCGCGCGTTGATGATCTGAAGCTCGTGCGCCGCGGACATCACAACACCTCCGGCAGGCCCTGCGCCCAATCGCCAAGGCGCGCCGCGTGATCGGACAGATCGATCAGCATCGCCGGTTCCTCCGGCAAAAGACGCACGCGCCGGCGCAACACGTCCGCGAGGCCGTCCTCGAAATGCGCGCGCACGCGCGATTCGCGCATCCGCCGCATCACCTCCGCGCGCACCATGCCGCCGATGCCGAGCATCGACAACAGGCCCGACACCGCGAGCGTGCTGCCGGTGCCGACGCCCGGCACGAAAAGATCGAGCACGAACAGCGCCGACGCGCCGGCGGCGACGGACCCCCACACCGGGTGCTTCACGCCGCTGACGCGCAGCGTGGCGAGCATGTCCTCCACCTCGCGGCGCGCCTCGTCGTTGACGCGCGCGACGAGCCGCGCGATCTCGGCCGCCATCGCCGCGTCGTCCACCTCGGCGACGCGCCACACCGGCGCGGAGGCCAAGTCCGCGTACGGGACGCCCGAGCCCACGCGCGAGGCGCGCGCGCGTTGCGCGACGAGCGCGCGGCGCAATTCGTCCGCCGTGTTCGCGACGTGGCGCGTAACGGCGTCCGCGGAGAGCATGTCCACGTCGAGCTTCGGCTCCTCCAGGCGCCCAAGGCCAAGGAACCCGCGCACGCGCGCGACGGATGTCTTCCACGGCGAAAAGTCGTCGAGCCGCGCGCGGAACTCGTCGGCGAGAAACGCCTTGCGAAACCGCGACGCGCCACGGATTTCCGTCTCGATCATCTCGCCGATCATCCGCTGTTCGTTCACGCGGTCCTGGGCGATTGCGCGCACGTCGTCGGCCAGTTCCGCCGCGAGGTTTCTCAGCGCGCTTTGTACCACGCGGCCGACGCGTGCGTGCGACTCGGCCACCAAGGGCGCCCACGCCTCGCCGGGAAATCGCGTGCCGCGGGCGAGATTCGGCAGGCGCGAAATGGTCGCGTCGCGCCACAGGGCGCGAACGGCGTCGACGCGCGCGGCGAACTCCTCGTCGGAGGTGTGCGCGTAGCGGCGGTTGAGCACGACGAACAACTCCGCGCGCGCGCGTTCGGGGCGGACGATCGAAAGGCCGTGCGCGATCTGTTCGTGCTCGGCCTGCGCGAAGGATTCCTCCGTGACGAGCAGCACGATGCGATCGAGCCACGGCATCAGGCGCAACGCCACCTGGCGCTCCTCCGCGGAATCGAGCGTGCCGACATCCGGCAAGTCGATGAGCACGAACGGCAGGTCGCGCCCGGTCGCGGGAAACACGGCGATCGCGTCGCCCGGCCTCCCGGTCAGGCCGGTGACATCGGGCTTGCGTGGATCGACGCGCGTGACCGTCGGGCGCAGGAACGCCGGATCGCGCGAGGCGGCCTCGAACGCCTCCGGCGCGGCGACGATGGCGCCCGTCGTCTGATGCGGGATCGGCGTCACCCGGGAGATTTCGCGGCCGACGATGCTGTTGAACAGCGTGGACTTGCCGCTATCCGCGCTTCCCATCAGGCCGACGATCGGCAGGCGGTTGCCGGTGCGAAAGCGGAAGAGAAGCACGTACGATAATCCCAACAGCGCCTCGGCCTTGCGGGCGGCCTCATCCGGCACGCGCGCGGCGAGAAGCTCCTCGAGCACCGGCATCCCCGCGACAAGCGCGGTCTCCCAACCGCTCGCGCGCGGCGCTTCCGGTTCGATGGCGCGAATCTGCGTCATGGCGGCCCGAATATCGCACGGATGTTTTTCACCGCAAAGACGGTGCTTGCGATGTCAGGGCGGCGTGCGATGTCAGGCTTGCGATGTCAGGGCCGCAAACGCAGCGCAGCGGAGTGCGCGGTCGATACCGCCCAGGCATCGGCGCATTCGCGCCGTCAGGGCCGCAAACGGAGTCCCGCTCCGAGCGGGACGGAGTGCGCGGTCGGCAACGCATTGGCACAACGGATAACGACAACGGCGACGCCAGGGCGGACCCGACCGCGCACTCCGTCATCCCGCTGCCGCGGGATGACTCCGTTTGCGGCCCTGACGCCCGGGCATCGCGCGAAGTCGCGGCTACTCGTATACCGTCAGCCAGGATGTCATCACGATGTTCGCGCCGTCGTAAGGAAACGGCTCGCCCTCGTAGAAGCCTTCGTACGTGATGACGTTCTCGCCGCCGAGGATCGCGTCGGCCGAGACGTCCCAGCGTGACACCTGCACCTCGCGGCCGGGGCACCAGCCGGAACGGCCGTACCACCACGTGCCGTATTGATTGGGCACCGTGCCCTGCCCCACCTCGTCCATGCAGCCGAATTGCGAACTCGCGTCCGGAAATTCGCGGACGTATTCGACGCCATTGATCGTGAAATGGTGCGTCGTGTCGCAAAACTCCGCGCAGTTCGTGTTCGCCTCGCCGCCGTGGCCGGTGATGACCGTGGCGATCTCCACGCGCGCCGCCGTGTCCGGAACGTCGATCGCGAGCGGGGCGTACGCGTCGTTGTAGTCGAGGTCAAACGCGCCGCCCGAAAACAGGAAATGCGTCGCGACCGGACGCTCGGCCTTGGCGCCGGGGAGAAGGCGCAGTTCGAGTTTCACGTCGTAGGGTTGCTGCGTGTAGAACGCAAAGCGCCGCTCGCCCCCGCCGGCCAAAAGCGGCAGCAGCGGCGTGATGTCGTGAACCCATCGCCCCTCGCGGTGGTAGGTCGTGATCCAGCGGCCGATCTCGGTGTCGCAGGTATCGGGGTCATCGGCTTCGCACAGGTAGAGATTGACGATGTAATCCCAGGCCGGACACGTGCCGTATTCGCCCTCCCCCACGCAACCCAGATACAAATCCAGCTCCGCCGCGCCGAACGCCGCCATCGTGCCGGCGTCGGGCAGCGTCACGTCGGCATATCCGCGCGTGCCGGCCCAGCCGGGATCGGAGAGCTCTTCGTCAAACAGGGTGACGACCGTCGCGCCCTGCGCCGCAAGCCGCTCGTCGCGGTCGGACTCGAAGTTGTAGAGATCCGCCTCGTTCGCGGCCATCGCGAGGTTCGGCTCAAACCAGCCGACGCTCCCGTTGAATCGGCGCGGATCGGCGTAGCTGCCGATGTAGCGGATGCGCTGCATGCGGTCGATGCCGAATCCCCAGCGCGGGTCGGTCATCAACTCGCCAAGCCATCCGGGAAGATCGCGTGCGTATGCGGGCAGATAGTGGATTCGCCGCGAAAGCGCGGCGGCGGCGGTTTCGTCGAGCGTCGCGAGATGCGCGTCCACGCGCTCCATGATCGTCGCAAGGCTGGCGTCGCGGCCGTCCTGGTCCTTGTCGATCGACACGAAAAAGACGTGCGCGTTATCCGGCAAGGCCGCGCAAAGCCCGGCCGCGTCGCTTTCGCGTCCCCACAACAGGTCCGGGAATTGCGCGTTCTGGCGCGGCAGGTCCTGAATGAAAAGATACGTCTCGCAGCCGGTGAACTCGTCCGCGAAATTCCACGGGCCGGCGGTCGTCTCGACGGTGAAGTCCGCGGCCACCGCGTAGAGCGCCGCGCTGTCTTCGGCGTCAATGAAATCGCGCGCCGTCAGGCCGAAATCGTCGCACGCAAACTCGAATGGCACGTCGTCGTCATCGCCCGTGTCGTCGTCATCCGCGTCGTCGTCATCGTCGCTGTCATCGTCGGCGGCGTCGTCGTCATCGTGAAGGCCGCCGCCGGCGTCATCATCATCGTCTTCGTCATCACCGCATCCGCATCCGAGCGGCAACGCCATCAGTGCGATCAGCGCAAAAGCTAGCCAGCGGATCATGATGCCCTCCCCCCGCTATTGCAGATAACCGAGCGAACGCATGGCCTCGGCCGCGGATTCGTCAAGAGCCTTGTGCGCCGATTGGCGGATGCGCATTTCGCTTCGCCGGATCTTTTCCGCGCGGGCATGATCGGCCAACAACCCGCGCGC includes the following:
- a CDS encoding GTPase domain-containing protein; the protein is MTQIRAIEPEAPRASGWETALVAGMPVLEELLAARVPDEAARKAEALLGLSYVLLFRFRTGNRLPIVGLMGSADSGKSTLFNSIVGREISRVTPIPHQTTGAIVAAPEAFEAASRDPAFLRPTVTRVDPRKPDVTGLTGRPGDAIAVFPATGRDLPFVLIDLPDVGTLDSAEERQVALRLMPWLDRIVLLVTEESFAQAEHEQIAHGLSIVRPERARAELFVVLNRRYAHTSDEEFAARVDAVRALWRDATISRLPNLARGTRFPGEAWAPLVAESHARVGRVVQSALRNLAAELADDVRAIAQDRVNEQRMIGEMIETEIRGASRFRKAFLADEFRARLDDFSPWKTSVARVRGFLGLGRLEEPKLDVDMLSADAVTRHVANTADELRRALVAQRARASRVGSGVPYADLASAPVWRVAEVDDAAMAAEIARLVARVNDEARREVEDMLATLRVSGVKHPVWGSVAAGASALFVLDLFVPGVGTGSTLAVSGLLSMLGIGGMVRAEVMRRMRESRVRAHFEDGLADVLRRRVRLLPEEPAMLIDLSDHAARLGDWAQGLPEVL
- a CDS encoding GTPase domain-containing protein is translated as MSAAHELQIINARLHELLSTEQKLSLVPARESDELLVWFMLGGKDVGKSTFLDALLGTRVSEDSKTDAEGTRRFVAYVHESARDELAARMRDVGAELVYHLHRSETHRRLVLIDSPDFDSRYTRHVEQVREVLEAGVADGAVLLASPAKYRDGMYWNTFRLLTQSVSPRHVLFVLTKADELGEHTDELRRDVLGVVKKRVASFVGDGGDAHEPGIFLIDSIRQEADFHSLVERLMHKVSEREVRVQREENERFAVLRGAERLREHYHLADATAAVRAAADPDRVDQVFDMHFPDAYFAAVADRLAARREMNLLVRERLAAQTGPTLAGIPALVGMMHRIGSWSPLRLRGAEATAATTPEEYDLARALRWGQEEIDDRLADARREALAAVRFENPAVADDLLADAPSVLGDLVQALEDEMSAPAAPVLSRLMRGLLNLPVYMYLVFFVTLLFYPALLLLEAWGVMGAPRVGAALTLDNVKVSIIGFAGYYVMAALWVLRRHRERMREEAREIAARFVDDLRSLLRREVERPLARFRDRFDAVLRDLDQLERRFGLPRKAA